In a genomic window of Bradyrhizobium sp. LLZ17:
- a CDS encoding ribose-phosphate pyrophosphokinase, whose protein sequence is MSAKNGSIKLVAGNSNPALAQAIAQGLDLPLTKAVVRRFADMEIFVEIQENVRGSDAFIIQSTSFPANDHLMELLIITDALRRSSARRITAVLPYFGYARQDRKSGSRTPISAKLVANLITQAGVDRVMTLDLHAGQIQGFFDIPTDNLYAAPLMVRDIKDKFDLSKTMVISPDVGGVARARGLAKRINTPLAIVDKRRERAGESEVMNVIGDVAGYTCILIDDIVDSGGTLVNAADALIAKGAKDVYAYITHGVLSGGAAARIAGSKLKELVITDSILPTDAVSKAPNIRTLPIASLISDAIARTAAEESVSSLFD, encoded by the coding sequence ATGTCGGCCAAAAACGGCTCCATCAAGCTTGTCGCCGGCAACTCCAATCCGGCACTCGCGCAAGCCATTGCGCAAGGTCTCGACCTGCCGCTGACCAAGGCGGTGGTGCGGCGCTTCGCCGACATGGAGATCTTCGTCGAGATCCAGGAGAACGTCCGCGGCTCGGATGCCTTCATCATCCAGTCGACCTCGTTCCCCGCCAACGACCATCTGATGGAATTGCTGATCATCACAGATGCGCTGCGCCGCTCCTCGGCGCGCCGCATCACCGCGGTGCTACCTTATTTCGGCTACGCCCGGCAGGACCGCAAATCGGGGTCGCGCACGCCGATCTCGGCCAAGCTCGTCGCCAATCTGATCACGCAGGCCGGCGTCGATCGCGTCATGACGCTCGACCTGCACGCCGGGCAGATCCAGGGCTTCTTCGACATCCCGACCGACAATCTCTACGCGGCGCCGCTGATGGTGCGCGACATCAAGGACAAGTTCGACCTCTCCAAGACCATGGTGATCTCGCCCGACGTCGGCGGCGTGGCGCGCGCACGCGGCCTCGCCAAGCGCATCAACACCCCGCTCGCGATCGTCGACAAGCGCCGCGAGAGGGCGGGCGAATCCGAGGTCATGAACGTGATCGGCGACGTCGCCGGCTACACCTGCATCCTGATCGACGACATCGTCGACTCCGGCGGCACGCTGGTGAACGCAGCCGATGCGCTGATCGCCAAGGGCGCCAAGGACGTCTACGCCTACATCACCCACGGCGTGCTCTCCGGCGGCGCGGCCGCCCGCATCGCCGGCTCCAAGCTGAAGGAGCTCGTGATCACGGATTCGATCCTGCCGACGGATGCGGTGAGCAAGGCGCCCAACATCCGCACACTGCCGATCGCCAGCTTGATCTCGGACGCGATCGCACGCACGGCCGCGGAAGAGTCGGTATCGAGCCTGTTCGACTGA
- a CDS encoding 6,7-dimethyl-8-ribityllumazine synthase, which translates to MNQMLQDPQAETSPVRSSEVIQPPVPQGPAPDHPRFAKPQRVAFVQACWHRDVVAEARIAFVREAEARHLTHVDVFEVPGSFEIPLHAQILAKTRRYTAIVAAGLVVDGGIYRHEFVADTVIKALMDVQLRTEVPVFSAVLTPQQFHETEVHYDFFRRHFAIKGVEVAEACATTLHGLERLRGQVAAGIV; encoded by the coding sequence ATGAATCAGATGCTGCAAGATCCCCAAGCCGAAACTTCACCAGTCCGAAGTTCTGAAGTCATCCAACCGCCGGTTCCGCAGGGTCCGGCGCCCGATCACCCGCGCTTCGCGAAACCGCAGCGGGTGGCGTTCGTGCAGGCCTGCTGGCACCGCGACGTCGTCGCGGAGGCCCGCATCGCGTTCGTGAGGGAAGCCGAGGCGCGCCACCTCACCCATGTCGACGTGTTCGAGGTGCCGGGCTCGTTCGAGATCCCGCTGCATGCGCAGATCCTCGCCAAGACGCGGCGCTACACCGCGATCGTTGCCGCCGGCCTCGTCGTCGACGGCGGCATCTATCGCCACGAGTTCGTCGCCGACACCGTGATCAAGGCGCTGATGGACGTGCAGCTCCGCACCGAGGTGCCGGTGTTCTCGGCCGTGCTGACGCCGCAGCAATTCCACGAGACCGAAGTGCACTATGATTTCTTCCGTAGGCACTTTGCCATCAAGGGCGTCGAGGTGGCGGAAGCCTGCGCCACCACGCTGCACGGCCTGGAGCGCCTGCGCGGCCAGGTCGCGGCGGGAATTGTGTGA
- the proC gene encoding pyrroline-5-carboxylate reductase has product MTNNSTLQNITGTILLAGAGKMGGAMLTGWLAGGLDPRRLAVIDPHLSSEISALAAKGVALNPDVKTAGTVETLVVAVKPQYFREAGAGLKPFVSDKTSVVSIMAGTTIASIAEVCGGAVVRAMPNTPAAIGRGITVAVAANNVSTSQRAVADALLRATGSVEWVDDEGLMDAVTAVSGSGPAYVFLLAEELARAGMQAGLPEALATKLARETVAGSGELLHQSELPSATLRQNVTSPGGTTAAALGVLMGEPGLCDLMTRAIAAATQRSKELAK; this is encoded by the coding sequence ATGACGAACAACAGCACCCTTCAAAACATCACCGGCACCATCCTGCTCGCCGGCGCCGGCAAGATGGGCGGCGCGATGCTGACAGGATGGCTTGCGGGCGGGCTCGATCCGCGCCGCCTCGCGGTGATCGATCCGCATCTCTCGTCCGAGATCAGCGCGCTTGCCGCCAAGGGCGTCGCGCTCAATCCTGATGTGAAGACGGCCGGGACGGTGGAGACGCTGGTCGTCGCGGTGAAGCCGCAATATTTCCGCGAAGCTGGCGCCGGGCTGAAGCCATTCGTGTCGGACAAAACTTCGGTGGTCTCGATCATGGCGGGAACCACGATCGCGTCAATTGCCGAGGTCTGCGGCGGCGCCGTGGTGCGCGCCATGCCGAACACGCCGGCCGCGATCGGCCGCGGCATCACGGTGGCGGTCGCAGCGAACAATGTCAGCACCTCGCAACGCGCGGTGGCCGATGCACTCCTGCGCGCCACCGGCTCGGTCGAATGGGTCGACGATGAAGGCCTGATGGACGCGGTGACCGCGGTCTCCGGCTCGGGGCCGGCCTATGTGTTCCTGCTCGCCGAAGAGCTCGCCCGCGCCGGCATGCAAGCCGGCCTGCCGGAGGCGCTGGCGACCAAGCTCGCGCGCGAAACCGTCGCCGGCTCCGGCGAGCTTCTGCATCAGTCCGAGCTTCCGTCCGCCACGCTGCGCCAGAACGTCACTTCGCCCGGCGGCACCACCGCCGCAGCCCTCGGGGTCCTGATGGGCGAGCCCGGCCTGTGCGATCTGATGACCCGCGCGATCGCAGCCGCGACGCAGCGCTCGAAGGAGTTGGCGAAGTAA
- a CDS encoding thioesterase family protein, with amino-acid sequence MDARDFITIGMSAARTLVVPVERTVGHFVPGMPFVYATPMMILEMEMTSGDAIRPALRPGWVTVGTEVDIRHLAAALVGATVRTTAKVVAVERRVIRFEVEAFEGARKLGEGRHARGLVNVEMFNKRLAAGSKS; translated from the coding sequence ATGGACGCACGCGACTTCATCACAATCGGCATGAGCGCCGCGCGCACGCTGGTGGTGCCGGTGGAGCGCACGGTCGGGCATTTCGTGCCGGGCATGCCGTTTGTCTATGCGACCCCGATGATGATCCTGGAGATGGAGATGACGTCGGGCGATGCGATCCGCCCTGCGCTAAGGCCCGGCTGGGTCACCGTCGGCACCGAGGTCGACATCCGCCATCTTGCGGCCGCCCTGGTCGGCGCGACGGTGCGGACCACGGCCAAGGTGGTCGCAGTCGAGCGCCGCGTCATCCGCTTCGAGGTCGAGGCGTTCGAGGGCGCGCGCAAGCTCGGCGAGGGCCGGCATGCGCGTGGTCTCGTCAATGTCGAGATGTTCAACAAACGGTTAGCCGCAGGATCGAAATCGTAG
- a CDS encoding tautomerase family protein encodes MPEITVSMAVGRTDEQKAGMMRDITQALVKNLGVDADAVVIQINEAPLAHKMKGGKTFVERAAAAKK; translated from the coding sequence ATGCCTGAGATCACCGTCAGCATGGCCGTGGGCCGCACCGATGAACAGAAGGCCGGCATGATGCGCGACATCACCCAGGCGCTGGTGAAGAACCTTGGCGTCGACGCCGATGCCGTCGTCATCCAGATCAACGAAGCCCCGCTTGCCCACAAGATGAAGGGCGGCAAAACCTTCGTGGAGCGCGCGGCGGCGGCGAAGAAGTAA
- the hisS gene encoding histidine--tRNA ligase, producing the protein MADKPKKPQKLKARLPRGLEDRDPSAIRATREMVEKIRAVYELYGFEPVETPAMEYTDALGKFLPDQDRPNEGVFSFQDDDEQWISLRYDLTAPLARYVGERYGTDGLVLPYRSYRVGYVFRNEKPGPGRFRQFMQFDADTVGSATPAADAEICMMAADTMEALGIARGSYVVKVNNRKVLDGVLEAIGLGGDENAARRLIVLRAIDKLDKFPADEVRKLLGPGRWDGGEEGKGDFTKGANLSAAEAHVVLAITEKRDDWKEAIAAADIYLAKSEVGQAGVSELEEIAKLVTASGYGADRIRIDPSVVRGLEYYTGPVYEVELLLETKDEKSRPVRFGSVGGGGRYDGLVSRFRGEPVPATGFSIGVSRLQAALTLLGKLDTRPEFGPVVVTVFDRDRVADYQKMVASLRSEGIRAELYLGNPKNMGNQLKYADRRNAPCVIIQGSDEKARGEVQIKDLIEGAKAAAAIASNQEWRESRPAQFSCSEADLVAKVREVLARHDVKWG; encoded by the coding sequence ATGGCCGATAAACCCAAAAAACCCCAAAAACTGAAGGCGCGCCTGCCGCGCGGGCTCGAGGATCGCGATCCCTCCGCGATACGGGCGACGCGCGAGATGGTCGAGAAGATCCGCGCCGTCTACGAGCTCTACGGTTTCGAGCCGGTGGAGACGCCGGCGATGGAATACACCGATGCGCTCGGCAAGTTCCTGCCCGACCAGGACCGCCCCAACGAAGGCGTGTTCTCGTTCCAGGACGACGACGAGCAGTGGATTTCGCTGCGCTACGATCTGACCGCGCCGCTCGCGCGATACGTTGGCGAGCGATACGGGACCGATGGTCTTGTGTTGCCCTACCGCAGCTATCGCGTCGGCTACGTCTTCCGCAACGAAAAGCCCGGCCCCGGCCGCTTCCGCCAGTTCATGCAGTTCGACGCCGACACCGTGGGTTCAGCGACGCCGGCGGCGGATGCCGAGATCTGCATGATGGCGGCGGACACGATGGAAGCGCTCGGGATTGCGCGCGGCTCCTATGTGGTGAAGGTGAACAACCGCAAGGTGCTCGACGGCGTTCTGGAAGCGATTGGGCTCGGCGGTGACGAGAACGCGGCACGCAGATTGATTGTGCTGCGCGCGATCGACAAGCTCGACAAGTTTCCCGCCGACGAGGTGCGCAAACTGCTCGGTCCCGGCAGGTGGGATGGCGGCGAAGAGGGTAAGGGCGACTTCACGAAGGGCGCCAATCTGAGCGCGGCGGAAGCTCACGTTGTTCTGGCCATCACCGAAAAACGCGACGATTGGAAAGAGGCAATTGCCGCTGCAGATATCTATCTAGCCAAGAGCGAAGTCGGTCAGGCCGGCGTGAGCGAGCTGGAAGAGATTGCCAAGCTGGTTACGGCCTCGGGCTACGGCGCAGACCGCATCCGCATCGACCCCTCCGTCGTGCGCGGTCTCGAATACTACACCGGTCCCGTCTACGAGGTCGAACTGCTGCTCGAGACCAAGGACGAGAAGAGCCGTCCCGTGCGTTTTGGTTCCGTTGGCGGTGGCGGACGGTATGACGGCCTGGTCTCGCGCTTCCGCGGCGAACCGGTGCCGGCGACCGGCTTCTCGATCGGTGTGTCGCGGCTCCAGGCGGCGCTGACCTTGCTCGGCAAGCTCGACACGCGGCCCGAGTTCGGCCCCGTGGTCGTCACTGTGTTCGACCGCGACCGCGTCGCCGACTACCAGAAGATGGTGGCAAGCCTCCGCAGCGAAGGCATCCGCGCCGAGCTCTATCTCGGCAATCCCAAGAACATGGGCAACCAGCTCAAATATGCCGATCGTCGCAACGCGCCCTGCGTCATCATCCAGGGCTCCGACGAGAAGGCGCGCGGCGAGGTGCAGATCAAGGATCTGATCGAGGGCGCGAAGGCCGCCGCCGCGATCGCCTCCAACCAGGAATGGCGCGAGAGCCGCCCGGCGCAATTCTCCTGCAGCGAAGCCGATCTCGTCGCAAAAGTGCGCGAGGTCCTCGCGCGTCATGACGTAAAGTGGGGATAG
- a CDS encoding PAS-domain containing protein — translation MQFGWRAISGPALTAATTLLAIVLDPHVPAPSFAPLFVCIVALAGSLSGFASALGSAAIALIGAALLSLSHRSMPGFAAADLVQLGLLALTTAATAAVTGLMRERLLDAFAAERRNHAIAARLSAALDQVDIGIVLLDAETRAEFINRAFRDYFALPDEKANGKPPFIALMYHGRDTGAFELPEDELGAFIAQRMEMVRIGDATPININLRNGEVLRFVCTALPDGGRMLSYTPVTDLVRHTDPPARADYYRSLRDPANRKLTRYLRVAE, via the coding sequence ATGCAGTTCGGATGGCGAGCGATCTCAGGTCCGGCGCTGACGGCAGCGACCACGCTGCTGGCGATTGTGCTCGACCCCCATGTTCCTGCTCCCAGCTTTGCGCCGCTGTTCGTCTGCATTGTGGCACTTGCCGGTTCGCTCTCGGGCTTTGCGTCCGCGCTTGGCAGCGCCGCGATCGCCCTGATCGGCGCGGCCCTGCTGTCTCTGAGCCATCGCAGCATGCCGGGCTTTGCCGCGGCTGATCTGGTGCAACTTGGGCTGCTGGCGCTCACGACCGCCGCGACCGCCGCCGTGACCGGGCTGATGCGCGAGCGCCTGCTCGACGCCTTTGCGGCCGAACGGCGCAACCACGCCATCGCCGCGCGACTGTCGGCCGCGCTCGACCAGGTCGACATCGGGATCGTGCTGCTCGACGCCGAGACCAGGGCCGAATTCATCAACCGCGCCTTCCGCGACTATTTCGCGCTGCCCGATGAGAAGGCCAACGGCAAGCCGCCTTTCATCGCGCTGATGTATCACGGCCGCGACACCGGCGCGTTCGAACTGCCGGAAGACGAGTTGGGCGCGTTCATCGCGCAACGCATGGAGATGGTGCGGATCGGCGATGCCACGCCGATCAATATCAATCTTCGAAACGGCGAGGTACTGCGCTTCGTCTGCACGGCATTGCCCGATGGCGGGCGCATGCTGAGCTACACCCCGGTCACCGATCTGGTGCGCCACACCGATCCGCCGGCACGAGCCGACTACTACCGCTCGCTGCGCGATCCCGCCAACCGCAAGCTGACCCGCTATCTGCGCGTCGCGGAGTGA
- a CDS encoding glutathione S-transferase family protein yields the protein MYKLYSMQRSGNSYKVRLALALLNLPYEAVEVDILRGESRTPDFLAKNPSGQVPLLEVGDNRHLAESNAILWYVAVGTPLAPENRIDRAEALQWMFFEQHALEPNIGAAYFWLSLVKGGRDLQTHALEDWMERGYGALQVMENHLKTNAYFAARQLTVADIALYGYTHLAERCDFDLSTFPAIRDWLKRVEAAPGFVAMDWRPAEIEDPASIAAGA from the coding sequence ATGTACAAGCTCTATTCGATGCAACGCTCGGGCAACAGCTACAAGGTCCGCCTTGCGCTGGCCCTGTTGAACCTGCCTTACGAAGCGGTCGAGGTGGACATTCTGCGCGGCGAGAGCCGCACGCCGGACTTCCTTGCGAAGAACCCGTCGGGCCAGGTGCCGCTGCTCGAGGTCGGCGACAACCGCCATCTCGCCGAATCCAACGCGATCCTCTGGTACGTCGCCGTTGGTACGCCGCTCGCGCCGGAGAACCGCATCGATCGCGCCGAGGCGCTGCAATGGATGTTCTTCGAGCAGCACGCGCTCGAACCGAATATCGGCGCGGCTTATTTCTGGCTGTCGCTGGTCAAGGGCGGACGCGACCTTCAGACCCATGCGCTGGAGGACTGGATGGAGCGCGGCTACGGCGCGCTCCAGGTGATGGAAAATCACCTGAAGACCAACGCCTATTTTGCCGCCCGCCAGCTCACCGTCGCCGACATCGCGCTCTACGGCTATACCCATCTCGCCGAACGCTGCGACTTCGACCTCTCGACCTTCCCGGCGATCCGGGACTGGCTGAAGCGCGTCGAGGCGGCGCCCGGCTTCGTGGCGATGGACTGGCGGCCGGCCGAGATCGAAGACCCCGCCAGCATCGCAGCCGGCGCCTGA
- a CDS encoding pyridoxal phosphate-dependent aminotransferase has translation MPFLAAALDRVKPSATIAVTDKARALKAAGRNVIGLGAGEPDFDTPANIKLAAIHAIESGKTKYTAVDGIPELKEAIIAKFQRENGVVYKPNQVIVGTGGKQVLYNALMATINPGDEVIIPAPYWVSYPEMVALAGGEPVPVVCTAAAGFKLQAEALERAITPKTKWVILCSPSNPTGAAYTRGELKALTDVLVRHPHVWVMTDDMYEHLVYDDFQFTTVAQVEPKLYDRTLTVNGVSKAYCMTGWRIGYAGGPAHLIKAMSTIQSQSTSNPSSISQWASVEALNGPQDFIAANNKVFKERRDLVVSMLNQASGIECPRPEGAFYVYPSCAGTIGKKAPSGSVISNDEQFVTELLETEGVAVVQGSAFGLGPAFRISYATKTSDLEDACNRIQRFCGNLR, from the coding sequence ATGCCCTTCCTTGCCGCTGCGCTCGACCGTGTGAAGCCGTCCGCGACCATCGCGGTCACGGATAAAGCACGTGCGCTGAAAGCGGCCGGCCGCAACGTCATTGGTCTCGGCGCCGGCGAGCCTGATTTCGACACGCCCGCCAACATCAAGCTGGCGGCGATCCACGCCATCGAATCCGGCAAGACCAAGTACACCGCTGTCGACGGCATCCCCGAGCTCAAGGAAGCCATCATCGCAAAGTTTCAGCGCGAGAACGGCGTCGTTTACAAGCCGAACCAGGTGATCGTCGGCACCGGCGGCAAGCAGGTGCTCTACAACGCGCTGATGGCGACCATCAATCCCGGCGACGAGGTGATCATCCCGGCGCCCTATTGGGTCAGCTATCCCGAGATGGTGGCGCTCGCCGGCGGCGAACCGGTGCCGGTGGTTTGCACCGCCGCAGCCGGCTTCAAGCTCCAGGCCGAAGCGCTCGAGCGCGCGATCACGCCGAAGACCAAATGGGTGATCCTGTGCTCGCCGTCGAACCCGACCGGTGCGGCCTATACGCGCGGCGAGCTGAAGGCGCTCACCGACGTGCTGGTCAGGCATCCCCACGTCTGGGTGATGACCGACGACATGTACGAGCACCTCGTCTATGACGACTTCCAGTTCACCACCGTCGCGCAGGTCGAGCCGAAACTGTACGACCGCACGCTGACCGTGAACGGCGTCTCGAAGGCGTATTGCATGACCGGTTGGCGCATCGGCTATGCCGGCGGCCCCGCGCATCTCATCAAGGCGATGTCGACGATCCAGTCGCAATCGACCTCGAACCCGTCCTCGATCTCGCAGTGGGCGTCGGTAGAGGCGCTGAACGGCCCGCAGGACTTCATTGCTGCCAACAACAAGGTGTTCAAGGAGCGGCGCGACCTCGTCGTCTCCATGCTCAACCAGGCCAGCGGCATCGAGTGTCCGCGGCCCGAGGGCGCATTCTATGTCTATCCGTCCTGCGCCGGCACGATCGGCAAGAAAGCGCCGTCGGGCAGTGTGATCTCCAATGACGAGCAGTTCGTCACCGAGCTGCTGGAGACCGAAGGCGTCGCGGTCGTGCAGGGTTCGGCGTTCGGCCTCGGCCCGGCGTTCCGCATCTCCTACGCGACCAAGACCTCCGACCTCGAAGACGCCTGCAATCGCATCCAGCGCTTCTGCGGCAATCTGCGCTGA
- a CDS encoding DUF992 domain-containing protein: protein MRRSLLLAGLTVASLVASMAGASAQSRLVQVGVLECRGGASVGFVVGSVTNLGCVLRVDGVPDDRYVATIRKVGLDLGITQETALAWGVFAPVNRLGPGDLSGNYAGAQGSASVGVGLGGNALVGGSNNSIALQPLSVQGQVGLNVAAGLESLELRPGR, encoded by the coding sequence ATGCGCCGCTCACTCCTCCTCGCCGGGCTCACCGTCGCGAGCCTCGTTGCCTCCATGGCCGGCGCCAGCGCGCAGTCGCGGCTGGTGCAGGTTGGCGTGCTCGAATGCCGCGGCGGCGCCAGCGTCGGCTTCGTCGTGGGCTCCGTCACCAATCTCGGCTGCGTGCTGCGCGTCGACGGCGTCCCTGATGACCGCTACGTCGCGACCATCCGCAAAGTCGGTCTCGACCTCGGCATCACCCAGGAGACGGCACTCGCCTGGGGCGTGTTCGCGCCGGTGAACCGGCTTGGGCCGGGCGACCTTTCCGGCAATTACGCCGGCGCGCAGGGCAGCGCCTCGGTCGGCGTCGGCCTCGGCGGCAATGCGCTGGTCGGCGGCTCCAACAATTCGATCGCGCTCCAGCCGCTCAGCGTGCAGGGCCAGGTCGGCCTCAACGTCGCCGCCGGCCTCGAAAGCCTGGAACTCCGCCCGGGCCGTTAA
- a CDS encoding elongation factor G, with protein MGQDVRSPRGPRCIALVGPFQSGKTTLLEAILARTGAIPRAGSVDAGTSVGDATPEARHHKMTVGLTAATTSFMGDSYTFLDCPGSVEFAHDMRAALPAVDAAVVVCEADEKKLPQLQIILRELEELKIPRFLFLNKIDRANKRIRETLATLQPASRVPLVLRQIPIWNGELIEGFVDLALERAFVYREHKASEVVALEGGDLDREKEARFSMLEKLADHDDALMEQLLEDIQPPRDAVFDDLARELREGQICPVLLGAAARENGVLRLMKALRHEAPGIAETVKRLGVKRSGATESKDALGFVFKTLHSQHGGKLSLTRLLAGHLEDGATLQSSSGGTSRVSGILAVSGAYDSKRASAEPGDTVALAKLDPVNTGDTISSGKTQPAALAALEPTPPVLAVSVAAVDRKDDVKLGQALARLHEEDPSLVVVQNAQTHDTVLWGQGEMHLRVANERLRDRFGVKITSHPPAIGYQETIRKPIVQRGRHKKQSGGHGQFGDVVLEIRPLARGEGFKFAEKVVGGAVPRNYIGAVEEGVIDGLTRGPLGFPVTDLQVTLTDGSYHSVDSSDLAFRTAARIGLNEGLPQCQSVLLEPIHVVEIVCPTDATAKINAILSARRGQILGFDTRDGWSGWDCVRAMMPEAEIGELIVELRSATAGAGSFTRQFDHMAEVTGRAADQIIAAHQHAA; from the coding sequence ATGGGACAAGACGTCAGAAGTCCCCGAGGTCCACGGTGCATTGCGCTGGTGGGCCCTTTCCAAAGCGGTAAAACCACACTTCTCGAAGCGATACTGGCGCGAACGGGCGCAATCCCGCGCGCCGGCAGCGTCGACGCCGGAACGTCGGTCGGCGACGCCACGCCAGAGGCCCGCCATCACAAGATGACCGTTGGCCTCACTGCCGCCACGACGAGTTTCATGGGCGACAGCTACACTTTCCTGGATTGTCCCGGTTCCGTCGAGTTCGCCCACGACATGCGCGCCGCGCTTCCCGCGGTCGACGCCGCGGTCGTGGTCTGCGAGGCCGACGAGAAGAAGCTGCCGCAGCTCCAGATCATCCTGCGCGAGCTGGAAGAGCTGAAGATCCCTCGCTTCCTGTTTCTCAACAAGATCGACCGCGCCAACAAACGCATCCGCGAGACCCTGGCGACGCTTCAGCCGGCCTCCCGCGTGCCGCTGGTTCTGCGCCAGATTCCGATCTGGAACGGCGAGCTGATCGAAGGTTTTGTCGATCTCGCACTGGAGCGCGCCTTCGTCTATCGCGAGCACAAGGCCTCCGAAGTGGTCGCGCTCGAAGGCGGCGATCTCGATCGCGAGAAGGAGGCCCGCTTCTCGATGCTGGAGAAGCTCGCCGATCATGACGATGCCCTGATGGAGCAGTTGCTCGAAGACATCCAGCCGCCGCGCGATGCGGTGTTCGACGATCTCGCCCGCGAATTGCGTGAAGGGCAGATCTGCCCCGTGCTGCTCGGCGCGGCCGCGCGCGAGAACGGCGTGCTGCGCCTGATGAAGGCGCTGCGCCACGAGGCGCCGGGGATCGCGGAGACCGTCAAGCGTCTTGGCGTCAAACGTTCTGGCGCAACCGAGAGCAAGGACGCGCTCGGCTTCGTCTTCAAGACGCTGCACTCGCAGCACGGCGGAAAGCTGTCGCTGACGCGGCTGCTCGCCGGCCATCTCGAGGACGGCGCGACGCTGCAATCCTCCTCCGGCGGGACCAGCCGCGTCTCCGGCATCCTCGCCGTCAGCGGCGCTTACGACAGCAAGCGTGCGTCGGCTGAACCTGGCGACACCGTGGCGCTCGCCAAGCTCGATCCCGTCAACACGGGCGACACGATCTCGAGCGGCAAGACCCAGCCGGCAGCGCTGGCCGCTCTCGAGCCGACGCCGCCGGTGCTGGCAGTGTCGGTTGCGGCCGTCGACCGCAAGGACGACGTCAAGCTCGGCCAGGCTTTGGCGCGGCTGCACGAGGAGGATCCCTCACTCGTCGTCGTGCAGAACGCCCAGACCCACGACACGGTATTGTGGGGACAGGGCGAGATGCATCTGCGTGTGGCCAATGAGCGGCTGCGCGACCGCTTCGGCGTCAAGATCACGTCGCATCCTCCGGCGATCGGCTACCAGGAGACCATCCGCAAGCCGATCGTCCAGCGCGGCCGCCACAAGAAGCAGTCCGGCGGCCACGGTCAGTTCGGCGACGTCGTGCTCGAGATCCGGCCGCTGGCGCGCGGCGAGGGCTTCAAATTCGCCGAGAAGGTGGTCGGCGGCGCGGTGCCGCGCAACTACATCGGCGCGGTGGAAGAGGGCGTCATCGACGGGCTCACGCGCGGCCCGCTCGGCTTCCCCGTCACCGATTTGCAGGTGACGCTGACCGACGGCTCCTATCACAGCGTCGATTCCTCCGATCTCGCGTTCCGAACCGCGGCGCGGATCGGGCTCAACGAAGGCCTGCCGCAATGCCAGTCGGTGTTGCTGGAGCCGATCCACGTGGTCGAGATCGTCTGCCCGACCGATGCCACCGCCAAGATCAACGCGATCCTGTCGGCGCGGCGCGGCCAGATCCTCGGCTTCGACACCCGCGACGGCTGGAGCGGCTGGGACTGTGTCCGCGCCATGATGCCGGAAGCCGAGATCGGCGAATTGATCGTCGAATTGCGCTCGGCCACTGCCGGCGCCGGCAGCTTCACCCGTCAGTTCGACCACATGGCCGAAGTCACGGGCCGCGCCGCCGACCAGATCATCGCCGCGCATCAGCACGCGGCCTGA
- a CDS encoding shikimate dehydrogenase, whose translation MTVTKAPAACLIGWPAAHSRSPLIHHYWLRTLGIAGGYVIEAVPPEDLRDFVLRLSLRGFVGGNVTLPHKEDVLAFSTPDVRATAVGAANTLWFADGELRSTNTDVEGFINNLDAGAPGWDRAEEALVLGAGGASRAVVFGLLERGLSRVHVANRSIARAEALATQFGPNVHPISWDGINDVLPRAKLLVNTTSLGMHGQPPLEVDVARLPQAAVVTDLVYVPLVTPLLAAARARGLKTADGLGMLLHQAVRGFELWFGQRPEVTAELRALLEADLTKT comes from the coding sequence ATGACCGTGACCAAGGCTCCCGCGGCCTGTCTGATCGGATGGCCGGCGGCGCATTCGCGCTCGCCGCTGATCCATCATTACTGGCTGCGCACGCTCGGGATTGCGGGCGGCTATGTCATCGAGGCGGTGCCCCCTGAGGACCTCCGCGATTTCGTGCTGCGGCTGTCGCTGCGCGGCTTTGTCGGCGGCAACGTCACCCTCCCGCACAAGGAGGACGTGCTGGCGTTCTCCACGCCCGATGTGCGGGCAACGGCCGTCGGCGCCGCCAACACGCTGTGGTTCGCGGACGGCGAACTGCGCTCGACCAATACCGACGTCGAGGGCTTCATCAACAACCTCGATGCCGGCGCGCCCGGTTGGGATCGGGCCGAAGAGGCGCTGGTGCTGGGGGCGGGCGGCGCCTCGCGCGCGGTCGTGTTCGGTCTGCTCGAACGTGGCCTCAGCCGCGTCCACGTCGCCAACCGCAGCATCGCGCGGGCCGAGGCGCTCGCGACGCAGTTCGGGCCTAACGTGCATCCGATCTCCTGGGACGGAATCAACGACGTGCTGCCGCGTGCAAAACTTCTCGTCAACACGACCTCGCTTGGCATGCATGGCCAGCCTCCACTCGAGGTCGATGTTGCGCGCCTGCCGCAAGCCGCCGTCGTCACCGACCTCGTCTATGTTCCCCTGGTGACGCCGCTGCTCGCCGCGGCCAGGGCGCGGGGCCTCAAGACCGCCGATGGGCTCGGCATGCTGTTGCATCAGGCGGTGCGCGGCTTCGAGCTGTGGTTCGGCCAAAGGCCGGAGGTCACGGCGGAGCTGCGCGCGCTGCTCGAGGCCGACCTCACAAAGACTTGA